The proteins below are encoded in one region of Arthrobacter sp. CJ23:
- a CDS encoding undecaprenyl-diphosphate phosphatase: MNWIEAALLGLVQGLTEFLPISSSAHLRIVGSFLPTAADPGAAFTAITQLGTETAVIVFFWRDIVRIVCAWFGSLRGTVARNHPDARMGWLVILGSLPIIVLGLLFQDQIESVLRSMWIVATMLIVFGMILAVADAVGRQERELSELSYKHGILFGLAQAMALIPGVSRSGGTITAGLLMGYTREAAARYSFLLAIPAVFGSGLYQLYKTVSNEGITGPYGLPETAMATVIAFVVGYVIIGWFLKFVSTRSYRLFVWYRIVLGLALYVLLGFNVISA, translated from the coding sequence GTGAACTGGATAGAAGCAGCCTTGCTTGGCCTGGTGCAGGGCCTTACCGAATTCCTCCCGATATCCTCCAGTGCGCATCTGCGCATTGTCGGCTCGTTCCTTCCGACAGCGGCCGATCCGGGGGCGGCCTTCACGGCCATCACGCAGCTGGGCACGGAAACCGCCGTCATTGTGTTCTTCTGGCGGGACATTGTGCGGATTGTCTGCGCATGGTTTGGTTCGCTCCGCGGAACTGTTGCCCGCAACCACCCCGACGCCCGCATGGGCTGGCTGGTGATCCTGGGAAGCCTGCCGATCATCGTCCTCGGCCTGCTGTTCCAGGACCAGATTGAATCCGTACTGCGCAGCATGTGGATCGTGGCCACCATGCTCATTGTCTTTGGCATGATCCTCGCGGTGGCCGATGCCGTCGGCAGGCAAGAGCGCGAGCTCAGCGAGTTGAGCTACAAGCACGGCATCCTGTTCGGCCTTGCCCAGGCCATGGCGCTGATCCCCGGGGTATCCCGCTCCGGCGGGACCATCACGGCGGGCCTGCTCATGGGCTACACCCGTGAGGCAGCCGCCCGGTACTCCTTCCTGCTGGCCATTCCAGCGGTCTTCGGCAGCGGGTTGTACCAGCTGTACAAAACCGTATCCAACGAAGGCATCACCGGGCCCTATGGCCTCCCGGAAACAGCCATGGCCACCGTCATCGCCTTCGTCGTGGGATATGTCATCATCGGCTGGTTCCTGAAGTTCGTTTCCACCCGCAGCTACCGGCTGTTTGTCTGGTACCGGATCGTGCTCGGCCTCGCCCTGTATGTGTTGCTCGGTTTCAATGTCATCAGCGCCTAG
- the mshC gene encoding cysteine--1-D-myo-inosityl 2-amino-2-deoxy-alpha-D-glucopyranoside ligase, translating into MKSWTSRPVPELPGSMPQLRLFDTALGRITDVEPQGEQSMYVCGITPYDATHMGHAASYVAFDLLNRAWRDGGQRVSYVQNVTDVDDPLLERAAATGVDWRELAASQIELFHTDMDALNVLAPNHYIGAVEAIPGIVPAIEKLIEDGLAYRVAGTGGEPDGDIYYDVEAAGKQSDAPDAWTLGDVSRLGEAEMLELFAERGGDPGRAGKRQALDPLLWRVARDGEPSWPGSSLGDGRPGWHIECTVIAQKYLPAPFTVQGGGSDLIFPHHEMGAGHAYSLAGVPLARHYAHAGMVGLDGEKMSKSKGNLVLVSKLRAAGEEPAAIRLAILANHYRSDWSWTSEGFDAAKERLSTWRAARENAPEGSAAELLALMRRELANDLNAPGAIAAVDAWAAGAVRSETPNSPIDSALVSDAVNALLGVEL; encoded by the coding sequence GTGAAATCGTGGACCTCCCGCCCTGTGCCTGAACTGCCCGGCAGCATGCCGCAACTCCGACTCTTTGACACGGCCCTTGGCAGGATCACGGACGTCGAACCGCAGGGCGAGCAGTCCATGTATGTCTGCGGCATCACCCCGTATGACGCCACCCACATGGGCCATGCGGCCAGCTACGTCGCCTTCGACCTTCTCAACCGGGCTTGGCGGGACGGCGGCCAGCGCGTTTCGTACGTCCAGAACGTCACCGACGTCGACGATCCCCTGCTGGAGCGGGCCGCGGCCACCGGCGTGGACTGGCGCGAGCTCGCCGCGAGCCAGATCGAGCTCTTCCACACGGACATGGACGCCCTGAACGTCCTGGCACCCAACCACTACATCGGCGCCGTGGAAGCGATCCCCGGGATTGTTCCCGCCATTGAGAAACTCATCGAGGACGGGCTTGCGTACCGCGTGGCGGGCACCGGGGGAGAGCCCGACGGCGATATCTACTACGACGTCGAGGCCGCCGGCAAGCAGTCCGATGCCCCTGACGCCTGGACGCTGGGTGACGTTTCCCGCCTCGGGGAGGCGGAAATGCTGGAGCTTTTCGCCGAACGCGGCGGCGACCCCGGCCGTGCCGGGAAGCGCCAGGCCCTTGATCCGCTGCTGTGGCGGGTGGCCCGCGACGGCGAACCCAGCTGGCCCGGCAGCTCGCTGGGCGACGGACGTCCTGGCTGGCACATCGAATGCACGGTCATCGCCCAGAAGTACCTTCCCGCACCGTTCACGGTGCAGGGCGGCGGCTCGGACCTGATTTTCCCGCACCACGAAATGGGTGCAGGGCACGCCTACTCCCTGGCGGGTGTGCCACTGGCACGCCACTATGCGCACGCCGGGATGGTGGGCCTGGACGGCGAAAAGATGAGCAAGTCCAAGGGAAACCTGGTCCTCGTCTCCAAGCTGCGCGCGGCCGGCGAGGAACCGGCGGCAATCCGCCTGGCCATTCTGGCCAACCATTACCGCTCGGACTGGTCCTGGACGAGCGAAGGTTTTGACGCTGCGAAGGAGCGGCTCAGCACGTGGCGGGCCGCCCGTGAGAACGCACCGGAGGGTTCGGCCGCGGAGCTGCTGGCCCTCATGCGCCGCGAACTCGCCAACGACCTCAACGCGCCGGGGGCAATTGCCGCCGTCGACGCCTGGGCTGCCGGGGCCGTGCGCAGCGAAACCCCGAACTCGCCCATCGACAGCGCCCTGGTGAGTGACGCCGTCAACGCCCTGCTCGGCGTCGAGCTCTGA
- a CDS encoding PAC2 family protein: MNSVDGTPEGQDSAPEPERFLQAGPEGGRVTVMLAAFEGWNDAGEAASDALHYLNKLWDGKKVATVDAEDYYDFQFTRPTVRRTSTGARKVKWPSTRIYRASVPDSNVDVVFVLGSEPSYRWRAYTTELLVHAEALGVDAVVLIGALLADVPHSRPIPVSTTTEDSGLRERMNLESSQYEGPVGIVGVLAEFALLAGLPTVSLWAAVPHYVAQPPSPKAQLAILHKVEDLLQVPLDTHSLAEESEAWERGVDELATEDPEIAAYVRQLEEAKDTADLPEATGESIAREFERYLKRRGKERP, from the coding sequence ATGAACAGTGTGGACGGGACCCCCGAGGGACAGGACAGCGCACCGGAGCCCGAGCGATTTCTCCAGGCCGGACCGGAAGGCGGCCGCGTCACCGTGATGCTGGCGGCCTTTGAGGGCTGGAACGACGCGGGAGAGGCGGCCAGTGATGCCCTGCACTATTTGAACAAGCTCTGGGACGGCAAGAAGGTCGCCACGGTGGATGCTGAAGACTACTACGATTTCCAGTTCACCCGGCCAACGGTCCGCCGTACATCCACCGGCGCGCGCAAAGTTAAATGGCCATCCACCCGGATCTACCGGGCGTCCGTCCCGGACAGCAATGTGGACGTTGTCTTTGTCCTCGGCAGCGAACCGTCCTACCGGTGGCGCGCCTACACGACGGAACTGCTGGTCCATGCCGAGGCCCTCGGCGTGGACGCCGTGGTGCTCATCGGGGCGCTGCTGGCCGATGTGCCGCACAGCCGCCCCATCCCGGTGAGCACCACCACCGAGGACAGTGGCCTGCGGGAGCGCATGAACCTGGAGTCTTCGCAGTATGAGGGCCCCGTGGGGATTGTGGGCGTCCTGGCGGAATTCGCGCTGCTTGCCGGCCTGCCCACAGTGTCCCTGTGGGCAGCCGTGCCGCATTACGTGGCGCAGCCGCCGTCGCCGAAGGCCCAGCTGGCCATCCTGCACAAGGTCGAGGACCTCCTGCAGGTGCCGCTGGACACGCACAGCCTTGCCGAGGAATCGGAGGCCTGGGAGCGCGGCGTGGACGAGCTCGCCACGGAAGACCCCGAGATTGCGGCGTACGTGCGGCAGCTAGAGGAGGCGAAGGACACCGCCGATCTCCCCGAGGCCACCGGCGAATCGATCGCACGCGAGTTCGAGCGCTACCTCAAGCGCAGGGGCAAGGAACGCCCCTGA
- a CDS encoding HAD family phosphatase: MQSSATQPFLKAALWDMDGTLVDTEPYWIAAEYALVEAHGGRWSHEQAMQLVGQSLLHSAGILQQAGVRMEARDIIDLLSAEVIRQVRTEVPWRPGARELLDDLHGAGVRCALVTMSEGPLAQVVVDSLPKPYFEFLVTGDTVTQGKPHPEAYLTAVERLRASDSAVTVDHCVALEDSVPGVAAAIASGVVTVGIPHQMPLPDDARRATWDSLRGRGVADLEELVAARAALRDADAGLLVEGVN; encoded by the coding sequence ATGCAATCCTCAGCCACCCAGCCCTTCCTCAAAGCAGCTCTCTGGGATATGGATGGCACTCTCGTGGACACGGAGCCGTACTGGATCGCTGCGGAGTATGCGCTCGTGGAAGCCCACGGAGGGCGTTGGTCGCACGAACAGGCCATGCAACTGGTGGGCCAGTCGCTGCTGCACTCCGCGGGCATCCTGCAGCAGGCGGGCGTCCGCATGGAGGCCCGCGACATCATCGACCTCCTCAGCGCCGAAGTCATCCGGCAGGTCCGCACGGAAGTGCCGTGGCGGCCGGGTGCCCGCGAACTGCTCGATGACCTTCACGGCGCCGGCGTCCGCTGCGCCCTGGTCACCATGTCCGAGGGTCCGCTCGCCCAGGTCGTTGTGGACAGCCTGCCTAAGCCGTACTTCGAATTCCTGGTCACGGGCGACACCGTGACCCAGGGCAAGCCCCACCCCGAGGCCTATCTCACCGCCGTCGAGCGCCTGCGCGCCAGCGACTCGGCCGTGACCGTGGACCACTGCGTGGCATTGGAAGACTCTGTCCCCGGCGTGGCAGCAGCCATTGCCTCGGGCGTGGTCACCGTAGGCATCCCGCACCAGATGCCGTTACCGGACGATGCACGCCGCGCCACGTGGGACTCGCTGCGGGGCCGGGGCGTCGCCGACCTTGAAGAACTGGTGGCCGCGAGGGCCGCTCTGCGGGATGCCGATGCCGGCCTGCTCGTTGAAGGAGTCAACTAA
- a CDS encoding site-2 protease family protein gives MSSPGTAQHGAHSRKREGIPLGRIAGIPVFLAYSWFVIAGFTVIVYGPALLLRMPGLGFGAYLVAFAYALLLAFSVLVHELAHALSAKAFKWPTEKIVLNLWGGHTQFESFTASPGRSVLVALAGPAANFVLAGLTWALLLSGAVSGVVEILANILMWANLLIGIFNVLPGLPLDGGRLVESAVWKATGSQEKGTVAAGWAGRVIVAGLVIWFIGLPLLSGTLPEVSILLITVLVCGFLWVGASGAIQSGRFRSRLHLVSAVALAEPAVGIPNSATVEDVLRIAPAGTPAVVICGPDGKPQGLVDGAATAAVPPGAAAATPVTAVAHALAAGAYVPEWSKGQELIQYLSRLDGGEYAVVDHNGTVTGLLRQQAVVTAITGKEPRRNGRP, from the coding sequence GTGAGCAGCCCTGGTACAGCGCAGCACGGCGCCCACAGCAGGAAAAGAGAGGGCATACCGCTGGGCCGCATCGCCGGTATTCCCGTGTTCCTGGCCTATTCGTGGTTTGTCATCGCGGGTTTCACCGTGATCGTCTATGGTCCGGCACTGCTCCTGCGGATGCCCGGGCTGGGGTTCGGCGCCTACCTCGTGGCCTTCGCTTATGCGTTGCTGCTGGCTTTTTCCGTGCTGGTCCACGAGCTCGCCCATGCGCTCAGCGCGAAGGCCTTCAAGTGGCCCACAGAGAAGATCGTCCTGAACCTGTGGGGCGGGCATACCCAGTTTGAGAGCTTCACCGCTTCTCCCGGCCGTTCCGTGCTGGTGGCCCTCGCCGGTCCGGCTGCGAACTTCGTTCTCGCCGGCCTGACGTGGGCCTTGCTTCTCTCCGGTGCTGTCTCGGGCGTCGTGGAGATCCTGGCCAACATCCTCATGTGGGCCAACCTCCTGATCGGGATCTTCAACGTCCTGCCCGGCCTGCCCCTGGACGGCGGCCGCCTGGTCGAATCCGCCGTGTGGAAAGCCACGGGAAGCCAGGAAAAGGGCACGGTGGCGGCCGGTTGGGCCGGCCGTGTGATCGTCGCGGGCCTGGTCATCTGGTTCATCGGCCTGCCGCTGCTCAGCGGAACGCTGCCCGAGGTCAGCATCCTGCTTATCACGGTCCTCGTCTGCGGGTTCCTGTGGGTGGGGGCCTCGGGAGCCATCCAAAGCGGACGCTTCCGCAGCCGCCTGCACCTGGTGAGCGCCGTCGCGCTGGCCGAACCCGCCGTCGGGATCCCTAATTCCGCCACCGTGGAAGACGTGCTGAGGATCGCGCCCGCCGGAACGCCCGCCGTCGTGATCTGTGGCCCGGACGGCAAGCCGCAGGGCCTTGTCGACGGTGCGGCAACCGCGGCGGTCCCTCCCGGCGCAGCGGCGGCCACACCCGTCACCGCCGTAGCCCACGCGCTTGCCGCGGGCGCCTATGTGCCTGAATGGTCCAAGGGGCAGGAACTGATCCAGTACCTTTCACGGCTCGACGGCGGCGAGTACGCCGTAGTGGACCACAACGGAACGGTGACGGGCCTGCTGCGGCAACAGGCGGTAGTGACAGCGATTACAGGTAAAGAACCCCGCCGAAACGGGCGTCCCTGA
- a CDS encoding tRNA (adenine-N1)-methyltransferase — translation MSSETAANDLAINDTAIGAATPAVQPTGAARRRGPFRVGERVQLTDERGRMNTVTLEIGGAFHTHRGFLNHDEIIGKVDGSVVSNNVGQQYQTLRPLLSDFVLSMPRGAAVVYPKDAGQIVTMADIFPGARVVEAGVGSGALSISLLRAVGDGGYLHSFERREEFADIARGNVETIFGGAHPAWKISLGDFQEEVVRAEEPGSVDRVVLDMLAPWECLDAVATVLAPGGVWINYVATVTQLSRTAEAIRADGRFTEPDAWESMVRGWHLEGLAVRPDHRMVAHTGFLLVTRRLADGVTGISVKRRPSKTEFSEEDLNAWTPGAVGERAVSDKKLRRAARDAIAGTNVQDDPSVTS, via the coding sequence ATGAGCAGCGAAACCGCCGCCAACGACTTGGCCATCAACGACACGGCCATCGGCGCGGCCACCCCTGCCGTCCAGCCGACCGGCGCCGCACGGCGCCGTGGACCCTTCCGGGTGGGCGAGCGGGTCCAGCTCACGGACGAACGCGGCCGCATGAACACCGTCACCCTGGAAATCGGCGGAGCGTTCCACACGCACCGCGGCTTTCTGAACCACGACGAAATCATCGGCAAGGTGGACGGTTCCGTGGTCAGCAACAACGTGGGCCAGCAGTACCAGACCCTGCGCCCGCTGCTCTCCGACTTCGTGCTCTCCATGCCCCGCGGCGCGGCCGTGGTGTACCCGAAGGACGCCGGCCAGATCGTCACCATGGCGGACATCTTCCCCGGCGCCCGCGTGGTGGAGGCAGGTGTCGGCTCCGGCGCGCTGTCCATCTCGCTGCTGCGCGCCGTCGGCGACGGCGGCTACCTGCACTCCTTCGAACGCCGCGAGGAATTCGCCGACATCGCCCGCGGCAACGTGGAGACCATCTTCGGCGGCGCGCACCCGGCCTGGAAGATCTCCTTGGGCGACTTCCAGGAGGAAGTGGTCCGCGCGGAAGAGCCCGGTTCCGTCGACCGCGTGGTGCTGGACATGCTCGCTCCCTGGGAGTGCCTGGACGCCGTGGCCACGGTGCTGGCACCCGGCGGCGTATGGATCAACTACGTCGCCACCGTCACCCAGCTGTCCCGCACCGCCGAGGCCATCCGCGCCGACGGCCGCTTCACCGAGCCCGACGCCTGGGAATCCATGGTCCGCGGCTGGCACCTTGAAGGCCTGGCCGTGCGCCCGGACCACCGCATGGTGGCCCACACCGGCTTCCTGCTGGTGACCCGCCGCCTGGCGGACGGCGTCACGGGCATTTCCGTCAAGCGCCGCCCGTCCAAGACCGAATTCAGCGAAGAGGACCTCAACGCCTGGACCCCCGGTGCCGTGGGGGAGCGCGCCGTCTCCGACAAGAAGCTCCGCCGTGCCGCCCGCGATGCCATCGCCGGCACCAATGTCCAGGACGACCCCTCGGTCACAAGCTGA
- the arc gene encoding proteasome ATPase has product MDTSNNDFGRTTPEEPTAAAEGVTARVPAAVPPSDPAGDMTVAERQINILRDKLRHIDRQLAAATQNNTKLVTMLEAAKAEILRLKGALEQEGQPPYSFGTVVQINPRRLPTAGSSGQAATEESVDIFNAGRKMRVGISPLVNVNQLAVGQEVLLNEALLIVAGLGYERAGELVTLKELLGKDRALVVGRADEERVVRLSGALQGQHLKIGDALSLDSRTGYALEKVPRAEVENLVLEEVPDITYEDIGGLGPQIEQIRDAVELPFLHPDLYREHGLKAPKGILLYGPPGCGKTLIAKAVANSLAARAAERAGNLDLKSYFLNIKGPELLDKYVGETERHIRQIFARAREKASDGSPVVVFFDEMDSLFRTRGTGVSSDVETTIVPQLLSEIDGVERLDNVIVIGASNREDMIDPAILRPGRLDVKVKIQRPDAEAAADIFSKYITTDLPFHATDLAEYGGDVQATVDAMVQRTVEAMYSTEKSNEYLEVTYANGDTEMLYFKDFNSGAVVQNVVDRAKKYAIKDLLTTNQKGLRIDHLLRAVVDEFREHEDMPNTTNPDDWARISGKKGERITYIRTIVQGKAGQEPGKSIETTPNTGQYL; this is encoded by the coding sequence GTGGATACGTCGAACAACGACTTCGGACGGACAACTCCGGAGGAACCGACCGCAGCAGCGGAAGGGGTGACGGCCCGCGTACCGGCCGCCGTGCCGCCGTCGGACCCTGCCGGCGACATGACCGTGGCCGAGCGCCAGATCAACATCCTGCGCGACAAACTGCGCCACATTGACCGGCAACTGGCCGCAGCCACCCAGAACAACACCAAGCTGGTGACGATGCTGGAGGCGGCCAAGGCCGAGATCCTCCGCCTGAAAGGCGCCCTGGAACAGGAAGGCCAGCCGCCCTACAGTTTCGGCACCGTGGTCCAGATCAACCCGCGCCGGCTGCCCACCGCGGGCAGTTCCGGCCAGGCCGCCACGGAGGAATCCGTGGACATCTTCAACGCGGGCCGGAAGATGCGCGTCGGCATCAGCCCGCTGGTCAACGTCAACCAGCTCGCCGTGGGCCAGGAAGTCCTGCTCAACGAGGCCCTCCTGATCGTCGCCGGACTCGGCTACGAACGCGCCGGCGAACTGGTCACGCTCAAGGAACTGCTGGGCAAGGACCGTGCCCTGGTGGTGGGCCGCGCCGACGAGGAACGCGTGGTGCGCCTCTCGGGCGCCCTGCAGGGCCAGCACCTGAAAATCGGTGACGCCTTGTCGCTGGATTCCCGAACGGGCTACGCCCTGGAAAAGGTGCCCCGCGCAGAAGTCGAGAACCTCGTCCTCGAGGAAGTCCCGGACATCACCTACGAGGACATCGGCGGACTGGGCCCGCAGATCGAACAGATCCGCGACGCCGTCGAGCTTCCCTTCCTGCACCCGGACCTGTACCGCGAACACGGCCTCAAGGCCCCCAAAGGCATCCTGCTGTACGGCCCGCCGGGCTGCGGCAAGACCCTCATCGCCAAGGCCGTGGCCAACTCGCTGGCGGCACGTGCCGCCGAGCGTGCCGGCAACCTCGACCTCAAGAGCTACTTCCTGAACATCAAGGGCCCCGAGCTCCTCGACAAGTACGTTGGTGAAACCGAACGGCACATCCGCCAGATCTTCGCCCGCGCCCGGGAAAAGGCCTCGGACGGCAGCCCCGTGGTGGTGTTCTTCGACGAGATGGACTCCCTGTTCCGCACCCGCGGCACCGGCGTGTCCTCCGACGTCGAGACCACCATCGTGCCGCAGCTGCTGAGCGAGATCGACGGCGTGGAGCGGCTCGACAACGTGATCGTCATCGGTGCCTCCAACCGTGAGGACATGATCGACCCGGCCATCCTGCGTCCCGGCCGCCTGGACGTGAAGGTCAAGATCCAGCGCCCCGATGCCGAGGCCGCCGCCGATATCTTCAGCAAATACATCACCACCGACCTCCCGTTCCATGCCACCGACCTGGCCGAGTACGGCGGAGACGTCCAGGCCACCGTGGACGCCATGGTCCAGCGGACGGTGGAAGCCATGTACTCCACCGAGAAGTCCAACGAGTACCTCGAAGTCACGTACGCCAACGGCGACACCGAGATGCTCTACTTCAAGGACTTCAACTCCGGCGCCGTGGTGCAGAACGTGGTGGACCGTGCCAAGAAGTACGCCATCAAGGACCTGCTGACCACCAACCAGAAGGGCCTGCGCATCGACCACCTGCTCCGCGCCGTGGTGGATGAGTTCCGCGAGCACGAGGACATGCCCAACACCACCAACCCGGATGACTGGGCACGCATCTCCGGCAAGAAGGGCGAACGCATCACCTACATCCGCACCATCGTCCAGGGCAAGGCCGGCCAGGAGCCCGGGAAGTCGATCGAAACGACGCCCAACACCGGCCAGTACCTGTGA
- the dop gene encoding depupylase/deamidase Dop gives MRVMGSETEYGIHAPSAPGANATMMSARIIQAYAAVTRQRAAGGAETRWDYTDEEPLHDARGWTLERASADPSQLTDQPPVLDAEAVALAYGRQELESDGADESGSLLMNMVLGNGARLYVDHAHPEYSSPEVTNPRDVVTWDAAGDLVALATVRRVASDPELPAINLYKNNTDNKSVSYGSHENYLMPRSVPFGDIIRGLTPFFVSRQVVCGAGRVGRGQDSSTPGYQISQRADFFEAEVGLETTIRRPIINTRDEPHATADKYRRLHVIIGDANLSQVSNYLKFGTTAMVLSLIEAGQAPKIEVHEPVQALQTVSHDTSLTATVRLLDGRRVTALDIQWIYYEAAAKLAQESGVSDAFTGDGHTHEVLERWEATLTALGGDLAAAASSVEWLAKMSLLDGYRNRDGLAWNDARLGLVDLQWSDIRPEKGLYHRLLSRDRMQRIVDDGDISRAVLEPPSDTRAFFRGKCVSNFGNDVVGASWDSVIFDVPGMGKLQRVPTREPLRGTEFLTGPLFRRHADAASFLAELMGQNTAPPRA, from the coding sequence ATGCGCGTCATGGGTTCGGAGACCGAATACGGCATCCACGCGCCGTCGGCCCCGGGCGCGAACGCCACCATGATGTCCGCACGGATCATCCAGGCCTACGCCGCCGTCACACGGCAGCGTGCCGCCGGCGGTGCCGAAACACGGTGGGACTACACGGACGAGGAACCGCTCCACGACGCGCGCGGCTGGACCCTTGAGCGGGCCTCCGCGGATCCGAGCCAGCTGACCGACCAGCCCCCCGTGCTCGACGCCGAGGCCGTCGCCTTGGCCTATGGCCGGCAGGAGCTGGAATCCGACGGCGCGGACGAATCCGGTTCGCTCCTCATGAACATGGTCCTGGGCAACGGGGCACGGCTGTACGTGGACCACGCCCACCCCGAATACTCGAGCCCCGAAGTTACCAACCCCCGGGATGTTGTCACCTGGGATGCCGCCGGGGACCTCGTGGCACTCGCTACGGTGCGCAGGGTGGCCTCGGATCCGGAGCTGCCGGCCATCAATCTCTACAAGAACAACACGGACAACAAGTCCGTCTCCTACGGCTCGCATGAGAACTACCTCATGCCCCGCTCCGTGCCGTTCGGTGACATCATCCGTGGCCTGACGCCGTTCTTCGTCTCGCGCCAGGTGGTGTGCGGCGCCGGCCGGGTCGGCCGGGGCCAGGACAGCTCCACGCCCGGCTACCAGATCAGCCAGCGCGCCGACTTCTTCGAGGCCGAGGTAGGCCTCGAGACCACCATCCGGCGGCCCATTATCAACACCCGCGATGAGCCCCATGCCACGGCGGACAAGTACCGCCGGCTCCACGTGATCATCGGCGACGCGAACCTCAGCCAGGTCTCCAACTACCTGAAGTTCGGAACCACCGCCATGGTGCTCAGCCTCATCGAAGCCGGCCAGGCGCCGAAGATCGAAGTCCACGAACCGGTCCAGGCCCTGCAAACCGTCAGCCATGACACCTCCCTCACCGCCACGGTCCGGCTCCTGGACGGGCGAAGGGTCACCGCCTTGGACATCCAGTGGATCTACTACGAGGCCGCGGCCAAGCTCGCCCAGGAATCGGGCGTATCCGATGCCTTCACCGGCGACGGCCACACCCACGAAGTCCTGGAGCGCTGGGAGGCCACCCTGACCGCCCTCGGCGGAGACCTGGCCGCCGCGGCATCTTCAGTGGAGTGGCTGGCCAAGATGTCCCTCCTCGACGGCTACCGCAACCGCGACGGCCTCGCCTGGAACGATGCCCGGCTGGGCCTCGTGGACCTGCAGTGGTCGGACATCCGTCCCGAAAAGGGCTTGTACCACCGCCTGCTGTCCCGGGACAGGATGCAGAGAATCGTCGACGACGGCGACATCAGCCGCGCGGTGCTGGAACCGCCGTCGGACACCCGCGCCTTCTTCCGCGGAAAATGCGTGTCCAACTTCGGCAACGACGTGGTCGGGGCCAGCTGGGATTCGGTCATTTTCGATGTCCCGGGAATGGGCAAACTGCAGCGTGTGCCCACGCGGGAGCCGCTGCGGGGAACCGAATTCCTGACAGGGCCGCTGTTCCGGCGCCACGCGGATGCGGCGTCGTTCCTGGCCGAACTGATGGGGCAGAACACCGCTCCGCCACGGGCTTAA
- a CDS encoding ubiquitin-like protein Pup, whose translation MAAQEQQQPQSRETESEVDVPEAPPAAPEAQASAATQGVDDLLDEIDGVLESNAEEFVRAFVQKGGQ comes from the coding sequence ATGGCAGCGCAGGAGCAACAACAACCACAGTCACGCGAGACTGAATCCGAGGTGGACGTCCCCGAGGCCCCGCCGGCAGCTCCGGAGGCCCAGGCCTCGGCAGCCACCCAGGGAGTGGATGATCTTCTGGACGAAATCGACGGCGTGCTGGAATCCAACGCCGAGGAATTCGTCCGGGCCTTCGTCCAAAAAGGCGGCCAGTAG
- the prcB gene encoding proteasome subunit beta, which produces MQDLPARHLATQATSSFTEHLQRSRPELLPFGQALPAGSVPPTPHATTIVAISYAGGVLMAGDRRATMGNVIASRHIEKVFPADQFSVLGIAGTAGLAIDITRLFQVELEHYEKIEGTLLSLDGKANRLGAMIRGNLPMAMQGLAVVPLFAGFDTVMGVGRLFSYDVTGGRYEEQEHHSVGSGSVFARGALKKLWRPNLTEEEAVAVAVEALYDAADDDSATGGPDAVRQLWPVVYTVNRAGNRRIPERDLAAIAEGIVESRTVARREA; this is translated from the coding sequence ATGCAGGACCTACCCGCCCGCCACCTGGCCACCCAGGCAACGTCCTCGTTTACCGAGCATCTGCAACGCTCCAGGCCGGAGCTGCTTCCCTTCGGCCAGGCTCTTCCGGCGGGGAGCGTCCCGCCCACGCCGCACGCCACCACCATCGTCGCGATCTCCTATGCGGGAGGTGTGCTGATGGCGGGGGACAGGCGCGCCACCATGGGCAACGTCATCGCCAGCCGCCACATTGAAAAGGTCTTCCCGGCCGACCAGTTCTCGGTCCTTGGCATCGCGGGCACGGCCGGCCTGGCCATCGACATCACGCGGCTGTTCCAGGTTGAGCTGGAGCACTACGAAAAAATCGAAGGAACCCTCCTCAGCCTGGATGGCAAGGCCAACCGGCTCGGTGCCATGATCCGGGGAAACCTGCCCATGGCCATGCAGGGCCTCGCCGTGGTCCCGCTTTTCGCCGGCTTCGACACCGTCATGGGCGTCGGCCGGCTGTTCTCCTACGACGTGACCGGCGGCCGCTATGAGGAGCAGGAGCACCACTCGGTGGGCTCCGGTTCCGTCTTCGCGCGGGGCGCCCTCAAGAAACTGTGGCGGCCGAACCTCACGGAGGAAGAGGCCGTCGCGGTCGCCGTCGAGGCACTATACGACGCCGCCGACGACGACTCGGCCACCGGCGGCCCCGACGCCGTTCGGCAGCTCTGGCCGGTGGTCTACACGGTGAACCGGGCCGGAAACCGCCGCATCCCCGAACGGGATCTGGCGGCCATCGCCGAAGGAATAGTCGAATCGCGCACCGTCGCACGGAGGGAGGCCTGA